From the genome of Streptacidiphilus rugosus AM-16, one region includes:
- a CDS encoding SRPBCC family protein, translating into MMTLGSATTVSSAAPAAFFARWADMATWPEWNADTEWVRLDGPFAVGGTGVLKPKGGPKTKFVISALSDRVFTDVSLLMGARLTFHHEVEARTDGGSEVAVTVTLGGPLARLWNVILGKCIAQSLQRDLDALARAAEQATAAAR; encoded by the coding sequence ATGATGACTCTCGGCAGTGCCACGACCGTCTCGTCCGCCGCTCCCGCCGCCTTCTTCGCCCGCTGGGCGGACATGGCCACCTGGCCCGAGTGGAACGCCGACACCGAGTGGGTCAGGCTCGACGGCCCCTTCGCGGTCGGCGGGACCGGCGTGCTCAAGCCCAAGGGCGGCCCGAAGACCAAGTTCGTCATCAGCGCGCTGAGCGACCGCGTCTTCACCGACGTCTCGCTGCTCATGGGGGCACGGCTGACCTTCCACCACGAGGTGGAGGCCCGCACCGACGGCGGCAGCGAGGTCGCGGTCACGGTCACCCTGGGCGGTCCGCTCGCGCGGCTGTGGAACGTGATCCTGGGCAAGTGCATCGCGCAGTCCCTCCAGCGGGACCTCGACGCGCTGGCCCGCGCCGCGGAGCAGGCCACGGCGGCGGCCCGGTGA